In the genome of Phlebotomus papatasi isolate M1 chromosome 2, Ppap_2.1, whole genome shotgun sequence, one region contains:
- the LOC129803165 gene encoding DNA-directed RNA polymerases I, II, and III subunit RPABC4, giving the protein MSEPSTSKDSGVTKTAMVYVCGECHHENDMRPRDPIRCRECGYRIMYKKRTKRLVVFDAR; this is encoded by the exons ATGAGTGAACCTAGTACATCTAAGGACTCTGGCGTGACAAAAACCGCAATGGTTTATGTTTGTGGAG aatgcCATCATGAGAACGACATGAGACCTCGGGATCCCATCCGATGCCGTGAATGTGGCTACAGGATTATGTACAAGAAGCGCACAAAGAGAT TGGTTGTTTTCGATGCACGCTAG